One segment of Thermococcus alcaliphilus DNA contains the following:
- a CDS encoding carboxyl transferase domain-containing protein, protein MSMEEKVKELYEKKEKILKMGGEEKVAKQHEKGKLTARERIEKLLDPGSFVEIGMFVKHRNTEFGLDKMELPADGVITGYGTIDGRLVFVYAQDFTVMGGSLGEMHAAKIKRIMELALEAGAPVIGLNDSGGARIQEGVDSLKGYGEIFKMNTVLSGVVPQITAIMGPCAGGAVYSPAIGDFILMVDNPASFMFITGPQVVKAVTGVEVSPIQLGGAMVHAQKSGQAHLIGKSDEEVLMLIRRLVSYLPSNNMEKPPRYPTNDPPFRKSEKLYEIVPDDPNKGYDVRQVIYEIVDRDANGNPDFLEILPYFAPNAVVGFGRMNGQTVGIVANNPIHLAGVLDIDSSDKIARFVRTCDAFNIPIVTLVDVPGYLPGVQQEYGGIIRHGAKVLYAYSEATVPMVTVILRKAYGGAYLAMGSKHLGADFVFAWPTAEIAVMGPEGAANIIFRKEIAKAENPEAVRQEKIREYREKFANPYVAASRGYIDDVIDPAETRGKIIMALEALESKRVKLPPKKHGNIPL, encoded by the coding sequence ATGAGCATGGAGGAAAAAGTGAAGGAACTCTATGAAAAGAAGGAGAAAATTCTGAAGATGGGTGGAGAGGAGAAGGTAGCAAAGCAGCATGAAAAAGGAAAGCTTACAGCGAGAGAAAGAATCGAAAAACTCCTTGATCCTGGAAGTTTTGTAGAGATAGGGATGTTCGTTAAGCACAGAAACACAGAGTTTGGCCTTGACAAGATGGAACTACCAGCAGATGGAGTTATCACCGGCTATGGAACGATCGACGGCAGATTGGTCTTCGTTTATGCTCAAGATTTCACCGTTATGGGCGGTTCTCTTGGAGAAATGCACGCGGCAAAGATAAAGCGCATCATGGAGCTGGCTTTAGAGGCAGGAGCACCAGTGATAGGACTCAACGACTCCGGTGGGGCAAGGATTCAGGAGGGTGTTGACTCGCTCAAGGGCTACGGTGAGATATTCAAGATGAACACTGTTCTTAGTGGAGTAGTCCCACAGATTACAGCTATTATGGGCCCATGTGCCGGAGGAGCCGTATACAGCCCGGCAATAGGCGATTTTATCCTTATGGTTGACAACCCTGCAAGCTTCATGTTCATTACTGGTCCCCAAGTAGTAAAGGCAGTCACTGGTGTGGAAGTTTCTCCAATTCAGCTTGGTGGTGCAATGGTTCATGCCCAAAAGAGTGGACAGGCTCATTTAATAGGAAAGAGTGACGAAGAAGTTTTAATGCTTATAAGAAGATTGGTAAGCTACCTCCCATCAAACAACATGGAGAAGCCGCCTAGATATCCAACTAACGACCCACCGTTTAGAAAAAGCGAGAAGCTCTATGAGATAGTCCCAGATGATCCCAACAAAGGTTACGATGTGAGGCAGGTCATCTATGAGATTGTTGATAGAGATGCCAACGGAAATCCAGACTTCCTTGAGATACTTCCCTACTTTGCTCCAAATGCCGTTGTAGGCTTTGGAAGAATGAACGGACAAACGGTTGGAATTGTGGCAAACAACCCAATTCACTTAGCGGGAGTTCTTGATATAGACAGCTCCGACAAGATTGCACGCTTTGTCAGGACTTGTGACGCCTTCAACATCCCAATAGTAACTTTAGTTGACGTTCCCGGTTACTTGCCGGGAGTTCAGCAAGAATACGGTGGAATCATAAGGCACGGTGCGAAGGTGCTCTATGCTTATTCAGAGGCAACAGTCCCAATGGTCACAGTAATCTTGAGGAAGGCTTATGGTGGAGCTTATCTGGCCATGGGAAGCAAACACCTTGGTGCAGATTTTGTCTTCGCTTGGCCAACGGCTGAGATAGCCGTTATGGGACCGGAAGGAGCGGCAAATATCATCTTTAGGAAGGAGATCGCCAAAGCAGAAAATCCAGAAGCAGTTAGACAAGAAAAGATAAGGGAGTACAGAGAGAAGTTTGCTAACCCATATGTTGCCGCAAGCAGAGGCTACATAGATGATGTCATAGACCCAGCGGAAACTAGAGGAAAGATAATTATGGCGTTGGAGGCTTTAGAAAGCAAGCGTGTAAAGCTTCCACCAAAGAAGCACGGCAATATACCATTGTGA
- a CDS encoding translation initiation factor IF-2 subunit beta: protein MEYDYYDYEKLLEKAYEELPENVKHHESRFEVPAAVVTIEGNKTIIENFRDIAEAMNRDPNHLLKFILREVATAGVLEGRRAVLQGRFTPYLIANKMKKYLKEYVICPVCGSPDTKIIKRDRFHFLKCEACGAETPIAHL, encoded by the coding sequence ATGGAGTACGATTATTATGATTATGAGAAGCTTTTGGAAAAAGCGTATGAAGAACTTCCAGAGAATGTTAAGCATCACGAATCAAGATTTGAGGTTCCTGCTGCAGTGGTAACAATCGAAGGCAACAAAACTATAATCGAGAACTTCAGGGATATCGCGGAGGCCATGAACAGAGATCCAAATCATCTGCTTAAGTTTATCTTGAGGGAAGTCGCTACTGCGGGTGTCTTGGAAGGAAGAAGAGCTGTCCTACAGGGGCGTTTTACACCGTATCTCATAGCAAACAAAATGAAGAAATACCTCAAAGAGTATGTCATATGCCCTGTGTGTGGCTCACCGGACACAAAGATCATCAAGAGAGACCGCTTCCACTTCTTGAAGTGTGAAGCCTGTGGTGCTGAAACCCCAATAGCCCATCTCTGA
- a CDS encoding LAGLIDADG family homing endonuclease — translation MDKEEMIERFVKFLREYTDDSGNKVYLDEIRDVLTVVPRRYIAINWEHLNAFDPELAGELIDNPEEVILAAEDAIQIILQEDFFRKEPFLIHARFHGLPKSYLVKELGSEHINKFIQVEGIITRMTEVKPFVSRAVYICKDCGHEMVRLQKPYANLIKPNKCEACGSRNVELDVDKSTFLNFQSFRLQDRPESLKGGQMPRFVDVILLDDLVDIALPGDRVVITGILRVVLEQRDKRPIFRKIIEANYVEQLSKEIEELEITPEDEQKIKELAKRKDIVDVIVDSIAPAIYGMKKEKLGIALALFGGNTKQLPDGTRLRGESHVLLVGDPGVAKCVDYNTEVVLSDGSIRPIGELVDGAIEKAKQRGTLGVVDDGYYAPIDLEIYALDASTLKVRKVRADIAWKRTAPQRMFRIKTASGREIKVTPTHPFFVFDEGTFKTRKAEELKVGDLIAVPRVIPANGKPVSFSKAPIQKPKTAKSRLVLPEFADEEFWYIIGLVAGEGHTQKRGGSATLYFTNNNEELIEKVRRYLIKVGLNPTVRSPHKGKTAHEVYASSVELYSLLEWLKISGNSAEKRVPPQLFSARDVDIKAFLRGYFDAEGTVDKRRPKITVVSASKELAKGIQHLLLRFGVKSQLHETVSRATNGKMGEKKTYYRLFITGEDAVKFRDIIGFGLQRKMEVLKKVTQNIKSNTNVDVVPGVSTLLKELRKSAGLTQKEMGVNRSTYLHYERGDRLPSREKLGVIARTLETHLPNSEEVKVLKLLASSDIFWDRIEEIEEYKPEHPWVYDLQVPEHHNFIANDIFVHNSQILRYVANLAPRAIYTSGKSSSAAGLTAAAVRDELTGSWVLEAGVLVLADMGIALIDEIDKMSDRDRSSIHEALEQQTVSISKAGITATLNARTTVIAAANPKYGRFNRMKSLPEQVDLPPTLLSRFDLIFVLLDEPDEKLDSEIAEHILKVRKGEAEAVAPKIPHELLKKYIAYARKNIKPVLSKEAMEEIKRYYVKMRRTIGRGGSEEGIKPIPITARQLEALIRLSEAHAKMRLSEIVTKEDARAAIELMEYTLRKTAMDEEGNIDVSILEVGKSSKKINKMDRILGIIKELQDLEDYGAPREEIIKEASKYGIGKSEVEKILEELKANSMIYEPRSGYYKVL, via the coding sequence ATGGACAAAGAGGAGATGATAGAGAGATTTGTGAAGTTTCTTAGAGAGTATACGGATGATAGCGGGAACAAGGTTTATTTAGATGAAATAAGGGATGTGCTGACAGTTGTCCCTAGGAGATATATTGCGATAAACTGGGAACATTTAAACGCCTTTGATCCCGAACTCGCTGGAGAGCTTATAGACAATCCCGAAGAAGTTATCCTTGCGGCTGAAGATGCTATCCAAATAATCCTGCAGGAGGATTTCTTTAGGAAGGAGCCTTTTCTAATTCATGCCCGTTTTCATGGTCTGCCGAAGAGCTACCTTGTGAAGGAGCTTGGGAGTGAGCATATAAACAAATTCATCCAGGTGGAGGGAATAATAACAAGGATGACCGAGGTAAAGCCCTTCGTTTCCAGGGCGGTTTACATCTGCAAAGATTGCGGACATGAGATGGTGAGACTTCAAAAACCGTATGCGAATTTAATCAAGCCCAACAAATGTGAAGCCTGTGGAAGCAGGAACGTTGAGCTTGACGTTGATAAGAGCACTTTTCTAAACTTTCAGAGCTTTAGACTCCAAGACAGGCCTGAAAGCCTTAAAGGTGGACAAATGCCCCGTTTTGTTGACGTAATTTTGCTTGACGACCTTGTGGATATTGCCCTTCCGGGAGATAGAGTGGTTATAACCGGAATTTTGAGAGTTGTTTTAGAGCAGAGGGATAAGAGACCAATATTCCGAAAGATAATAGAAGCAAACTATGTGGAGCAGTTAAGCAAGGAAATAGAAGAGCTCGAAATAACTCCGGAGGATGAGCAGAAAATTAAGGAGCTTGCAAAAAGGAAGGATATTGTCGATGTAATAGTTGACTCTATCGCTCCTGCTATTTATGGAATGAAAAAGGAAAAACTCGGAATTGCTCTCGCGTTATTTGGAGGAAACACGAAACAACTCCCAGATGGGACAAGGCTAAGAGGAGAGAGCCACGTTCTACTTGTAGGAGATCCTGGAGTAGCTAAGTGTGTTGACTACAATACAGAAGTTGTGCTGTCGGATGGGAGCATTAGACCGATCGGAGAGCTCGTTGATGGAGCCATAGAAAAAGCAAAACAACGCGGAACCCTTGGTGTCGTTGACGATGGCTACTATGCACCCATAGATCTCGAAATCTACGCCCTCGACGCTTCAACGCTGAAGGTGAGGAAAGTTAGGGCAGACATTGCTTGGAAGAGAACCGCTCCACAGAGAATGTTCAGGATAAAGACGGCGAGCGGAAGGGAAATAAAGGTAACACCAACACATCCTTTCTTTGTCTTTGATGAAGGAACCTTCAAGACAAGAAAAGCGGAAGAGCTAAAAGTGGGAGATCTCATTGCAGTTCCAAGGGTTATTCCTGCAAATGGGAAACCAGTAAGCTTCAGTAAGGCACCCATTCAAAAACCAAAGACTGCAAAAAGCAGGCTAGTACTTCCAGAGTTCGCAGACGAAGAGTTCTGGTACATTATTGGATTGGTTGCAGGAGAGGGGCACACCCAAAAAAGAGGCGGTAGTGCGACTCTTTACTTCACTAACAACAATGAAGAGCTCATAGAAAAGGTTCGCAGATATCTAATCAAGGTTGGTCTTAATCCAACTGTGAGAAGTCCTCACAAAGGAAAGACTGCACACGAGGTTTATGCATCCAGCGTTGAACTTTACAGTCTTCTTGAATGGCTTAAAATCTCCGGCAATTCTGCAGAGAAAAGGGTTCCACCTCAACTGTTTAGTGCCCGGGATGTGGATATAAAAGCCTTCCTCAGAGGGTACTTTGATGCCGAGGGAACCGTTGATAAAAGAAGGCCGAAGATAACGGTTGTCTCTGCGTCAAAAGAGCTCGCCAAGGGTATACAACACCTGTTACTGCGGTTCGGTGTTAAGTCTCAGCTCCATGAAACCGTGAGTAGAGCAACAAATGGAAAGATGGGTGAGAAAAAGACATACTATCGGCTTTTTATAACCGGGGAAGACGCAGTAAAGTTCAGAGACATCATCGGATTCGGGCTCCAGAGAAAGATGGAAGTTCTTAAGAAAGTGACTCAGAATATCAAATCAAACACGAATGTTGATGTCGTTCCTGGCGTTAGCACTCTTCTCAAAGAACTTAGAAAGAGCGCTGGGCTCACTCAAAAGGAAATGGGGGTAAATCGTTCCACATATTTGCATTACGAGCGGGGGGATAGGTTGCCCAGCAGAGAAAAGCTTGGGGTTATAGCCAGAACCCTCGAAACACATTTACCCAATTCAGAGGAGGTTAAAGTCCTCAAGCTCCTTGCCAGTTCCGACATCTTCTGGGACAGGATAGAAGAGATAGAGGAGTACAAGCCGGAGCATCCGTGGGTATATGACCTTCAGGTTCCCGAGCATCATAACTTCATAGCTAACGATATCTTTGTTCATAATAGCCAGATACTCCGTTATGTGGCGAATTTAGCGCCGAGGGCTATCTATACTAGTGGGAAGAGCTCAAGCGCCGCCGGCCTTACTGCCGCCGCAGTGCGCGATGAATTAACCGGCTCTTGGGTTTTGGAGGCTGGGGTTCTTGTTTTAGCCGATATGGGAATTGCACTCATTGACGAGATAGACAAGATGAGCGACAGGGATAGGAGTTCCATACACGAAGCCCTTGAGCAGCAAACTGTTAGTATATCAAAGGCGGGAATTACAGCAACACTGAATGCAAGAACTACGGTTATAGCCGCGGCTAATCCTAAATATGGAAGGTTTAACAGGATGAAATCCCTTCCGGAGCAAGTGGATTTGCCTCCAACACTCCTAAGCAGGTTTGACCTCATATTTGTTCTTCTTGATGAACCTGATGAAAAACTCGATTCTGAGATAGCTGAGCACATACTTAAGGTCAGGAAGGGTGAGGCAGAGGCAGTTGCTCCAAAGATACCGCATGAGCTTCTCAAAAAGTACATAGCCTATGCAAGAAAGAACATCAAACCAGTGCTCAGTAAAGAGGCAATGGAAGAAATCAAGCGCTACTACGTTAAAATGAGAAGGACAATAGGGAGAGGAGGTAGTGAAGAAGGGATTAAACCGATCCCAATTACCGCAAGACAACTTGAGGCTCTCATAAGGCTCAGCGAAGCCCATGCAAAAATGAGGCTCAGTGAGATTGTCACAAAAGAAGACGCCAGAGCTGCAATTGAGCTTATGGAATATACGCTAAGGAAGACGGCAATGGATGAAGAAGGAAACATTGACGTTAGCATCTTGGAGGTCGGAAAATCATCAAAGAAGATCAACAAGATGGACAGGATTCTCGGCATAATAAAAGAACTCCAAGACTTAGAAGATTACGGAGCCCCAAGGGAAGAAATAATAAAAGAGGCTAGCAAATACGGGATAGGAAAGAGTGAGGTTGAGAAAATATTAGAAGAACTCAAAGCCAATTCGATGATATATGAACCTCGTTCGGGGTATTACAAGGTTTTGTGA